A genome region from Primulina eburnea isolate SZY01 chromosome 9, ASM2296580v1, whole genome shotgun sequence includes the following:
- the LOC140841707 gene encoding protein DELAY OF GERMINATION 1-like produces MSFPTGSRAHIANVLPNINREYHNFQEFFECWLVQQSQHLEELVSALREHEQQGRERNIPPGMRGGDDERILRPVIERVIQHYEHYYTAKERWAKLDVVAMFNPSWRSSLEDAFLWIGGWRPSMAFHLLYSKSGLQFEARFEELMRGLRTGDLGDLSTSQMERVNELQQETIQKEKEITEKQAKLQETVADSTMVELTHSATVLIREGRSALDEGRIDATLAPKEAGLGRILQRADNLRLKTLKDIIGVLSPKQGVHFLIAAAELHLRLHEWGKRRDSRNQQRREVGSSQEH; encoded by the coding sequence ATGTCATTCCCGACCGGCAGCAGGGCACACATAGCAAATGTCCTCCCAAACATAAACCGAGAATACCATAATTTCCAGGAGTTCTTCGAGTGTTGGCTCGTCCAGCAAAGCCAGCATCTTGAAGAACTTGTCTCCGCCTTGAGGGAGCACGAGCAGCAGGGGCGGGAACGAAATATCCCGCCAGGGATGCGAGGAGGGGATGACGAGAGGATTCTACGCCCTGTGATTGAACGAGTGATCCAACATTACGAGCATTACTACACGGCTAAAGAGAGATGGGCGAAACTCGACGTGGTGGCGATGTTTAACCCGTCGTGGAGAAGTAGTCTTGAGGATGCTTTCCTGTGGATTGGCGGGTGGAGGCCTAGTATGGCTTTCCACTTGCTGTACTCTAAGTCCGGGTTGCAGTTCGAGGCCAGGTTCGAAGAACTGATGAGAGGACTCCGTACCGGTGACTTGGGCGATCTTTCGACAAGTCAGATGGAACGAGTGAATGAATTGCAGCAGGAGACTATACAAAAGGAGAAGGAGATAACTGAGAAGCAAGCTAAGCTGCAGGAGACGGTGGCTGATTCAACTATGGTCGAGTTAACTCATTCTGCTACAGTGCTAATAAGGGAGGGGAGAAGTGCATTGGATGAGGGTCGCATCGATGCGACTTTGGCACCTAAGGAGGCAGGCCTGGGTAGAATCCTACAGAGAGCAGATAACTTAAGGTTGAAAACTCTGAAAGACATAATTGGCGTCCTGAGCCCCAAACAGGGTGTGCATTTCTTGATTGCTGCTGCGGAGTTGCACTTAAGGCTCCATGAATGGGGGAAAAGGCGGGATTCAAGAAATCAGCAGCGGAGAGAAGTTGGTAGCAGCCAGGAGCACTAG